A genome region from uncultured Desulfovibrio sp. includes the following:
- a CDS encoding acyltransferase → MRLLLALEELWVFLFGWIPTPLGRVVRLVTWRWMFARCGLVRFNTGIGMIGCHNMRLGNGVRVGRNCILTAGNGKLDVADNVSLSPGVHLCADGGSISIGAKSAIGPGTVVRSANHCFTRQDVPIMEQGHEPGVVVIGEDVWIAANCTVTPNVRIGKGAVVGAGAVVTRDVEPFTIVAGVPARPIGRRGENECRVQAEQMDDDMY, encoded by the coding sequence ATGCGCCTTCTTCTTGCGCTTGAGGAGCTGTGGGTATTCCTCTTCGGATGGATACCCACGCCCCTGGGGCGCGTGGTGCGGCTTGTCACCTGGCGCTGGATGTTTGCGCGGTGCGGGCTGGTGCGCTTCAATACCGGCATCGGCATGATCGGCTGTCACAATATGCGGCTGGGCAATGGCGTGCGGGTGGGGCGCAACTGCATCCTCACGGCGGGCAACGGCAAGCTGGATGTGGCAGACAATGTTTCCCTGTCGCCCGGCGTGCATCTGTGTGCCGATGGCGGCAGCATCTCCATCGGTGCCAAAAGTGCCATCGGCCCCGGTACGGTGGTGCGCTCGGCCAACCATTGCTTCACCCGGCAGGATGTCCCCATCATGGAACAGGGACATGAGCCGGGTGTCGTCGTTATTGGGGAAGATGTCTGGATCGCGGCCAACTGCACGGTGACGCCCAATGTGCGCATCGGCAAAGGGGCCGTGGTGGGCGCGGGCGCTGTGGTGACCCGCGATGTGGAACCGTTCACCATCGTTGCCGGGGTGCCGGCCCGTCCCATCGGCCGGCGCGGCGAGAACGAATGCCGCGTTCAGGCCGAACAGATGGACGACGACATGTACTAG
- a CDS encoding 3-deoxy-manno-octulosonate cytidylyltransferase: MNIIAIIPARMGSSRFPGKPLALIHGTPMVGHVAFRTAMSGILSDTYVATCDEIIENYCRDAGLKCVMTGDHHVRCSTRTAEALLKIEAQTGKRVDIVVMVQGDEPMITPDMIDAAVQPMLDDPSINVVNLMADMETLEEFEDPNEVKVVVDCHSDALYFSREPIPSRKKGSDVVPMRKQVCIIPFRRDYLIRFNEMPEMPLEIYESVDMMRILEHGEKVRMVPTDKRTFSVDTPEDLARVTQYMENDPLMQEYSK; this comes from the coding sequence ATGAACATCATTGCCATCATTCCCGCCCGCATGGGTTCCAGCCGCTTTCCCGGCAAACCCCTGGCCCTTATTCACGGCACGCCCATGGTGGGCCATGTGGCCTTCCGCACGGCCATGAGCGGCATCCTGTCCGATACCTATGTGGCCACCTGTGACGAAATCATCGAAAACTACTGCCGGGACGCGGGCCTCAAGTGCGTCATGACCGGCGATCATCACGTGCGCTGCTCCACCCGTACCGCCGAGGCCCTGCTCAAGATCGAGGCGCAGACCGGCAAGCGGGTGGACATTGTTGTCATGGTGCAGGGTGATGAACCCATGATCACGCCGGACATGATCGATGCCGCCGTGCAGCCCATGCTGGATGATCCGAGCATCAATGTGGTCAATCTCATGGCCGACATGGAGACCCTGGAAGAGTTTGAGGACCCCAACGAGGTCAAGGTGGTGGTGGACTGCCATAGCGATGCCCTCTACTTCTCCCGTGAGCCTATCCCCTCCCGCAAGAAGGGATCGGACGTGGTGCCCATGCGCAAGCAGGTCTGCATCATTCCCTTCCGCCGCGACTACCTCATCCGCTTCAACGAAATGCCGGAAATGCCCCTGGAAATCTATGAATCCGTGGACATGATGCGCATTCTGGAGCATGGCGAAAAGGTGCGCATGGTCCCCACCGACAAGCGCACCTTCAGCGTGGATACGCCCGAAGACCTGGCCCGCGTGACCCAGTACATGGAAAATGATCCCCTTATGCAGGAGTACAGCAAGTAG
- a CDS encoding NAD(P)-dependent oxidoreductase, producing MNITVFGGSGFLGSHICDKLSEAGHAVTIVDPHPSPWLRPDQTMMTGSILDEATVEKAVAHADVVFNYAGIADIGEANRRPVDTARLNVLGNVMALEACRKAGVSRYVFASSLYVYGKSGGFYRCSKQACEIYIENYQAMHGLPYTILRYGSLYGPRSDARNAIHRFVHEALTTGSITYYGAPTALREYVHVDDASTATVMVLGPEFANQNIIISGNQPMRVGDLFKMIGEMLGKELTINYQNDPNSGHYQITPYAFMPKVGRKLVPPLTVDLGQGILRAMEEAHREAHPELQAEGGYLVPTDD from the coding sequence ATGAATATCACTGTGTTTGGCGGCTCCGGCTTTCTGGGGTCGCATATCTGTGACAAGCTGTCCGAAGCCGGGCATGCCGTCACCATTGTGGACCCGCACCCCTCGCCGTGGCTGCGCCCGGATCAGACCATGATGACGGGCAGCATCCTTGATGAAGCCACGGTGGAAAAGGCCGTGGCCCATGCCGATGTGGTCTTCAACTATGCGGGCATTGCCGATATCGGCGAGGCCAACCGGCGTCCGGTGGACACGGCCCGCCTCAATGTGCTGGGGAATGTCATGGCCCTGGAAGCCTGCCGCAAGGCCGGGGTCTCCCGCTATGTCTTTGCCAGCTCGCTCTATGTCTACGGCAAGTCCGGCGGCTTCTACCGGTGCAGCAAGCAGGCCTGTGAAATATACATCGAAAACTATCAGGCCATGCACGGCCTGCCCTATACCATCCTGCGCTACGGTTCCCTGTACGGGCCGCGCTCGGATGCGCGCAATGCCATTCACCGCTTTGTGCACGAGGCCCTGACCACAGGCAGCATCACCTATTACGGTGCCCCCACGGCCCTGCGCGAATACGTGCATGTGGATGATGCCTCCACGGCCACGGTCATGGTGCTGGGGCCGGAATTTGCCAATCAGAACATCATCATTTCCGGCAATCAGCCCATGCGTGTGGGAGATCTCTTCAAGATGATCGGCGAGATGCTGGGCAAGGAACTGACCATCAACTATCAGAATGACCCCAACAGCGGCCATTACCAGATCACGCCCTATGCCTTCATGCCCAAGGTGGGCCGCAAGCTGGTGCCGCCGCTGACCGTGGACCTTGGCCAGGGCATCCTGCGTGCCATGGAGGAAGCCCACCGCGAAGCCCACCCCGAGCTTCAGGCCGAGGGCGGCTATCTTGTGCCTACCGATGACTAG
- a CDS encoding aldolase/citrate lyase family protein, translating into MTTIDDIRALLAQDKPTIGSWLQFPSSEVAELLARAGYDWVAADMEHGTFGRSGLTDIFRAIECGGAAPFARLPQAGKTEIKAALEAGAQGLIFPMIESREQLNQAISWATYPGYDDGRLPQEPLRENRGVGYCRANAFGTNMESYMRDRASKLFLVAQIEHIRAVENLDAILEHPRLDAIMVGPYDLSGSMGLTAQFEHPDFQAAMRRIHEICRRHKPLMGLHIVQPDEAELERQVAAGSRFIAYGMDSVFLWNGARRPQLA; encoded by the coding sequence ATGACAACCATTGATGATATTCGCGCCCTTCTGGCGCAGGACAAACCGACCATCGGCTCCTGGCTGCAATTTCCTTCCTCCGAAGTGGCGGAGCTGCTGGCCCGTGCCGGATATGACTGGGTGGCGGCCGACATGGAGCACGGCACCTTCGGCCGTTCCGGCCTGACGGACATCTTCCGGGCCATCGAATGCGGCGGGGCGGCGCCCTTTGCCCGTCTGCCGCAGGCCGGCAAGACCGAGATCAAGGCCGCGCTGGAAGCCGGCGCACAGGGCCTGATCTTTCCCATGATCGAAAGCCGCGAACAGCTCAACCAGGCCATCAGCTGGGCCACCTATCCCGGCTATGACGACGGCCGCCTGCCGCAGGAGCCGCTGCGCGAAAACCGCGGCGTGGGCTACTGCCGGGCCAATGCCTTTGGCACCAATATGGAATCCTATATGCGCGACAGGGCCAGCAAGCTCTTTCTTGTGGCGCAGATAGAGCACATCCGCGCCGTGGAGAATCTGGATGCCATTCTGGAGCATCCGCGCCTGGATGCCATCATGGTGGGGCCGTATGACCTTTCCGGCTCCATGGGACTCACGGCACAGTTCGAGCATCCCGACTTTCAGGCGGCCATGCGGCGCATTCACGAGATATGCCGCAGGCACAAGCCGCTCATGGGCCTGCACATCGTGCAGCCCGACGAGGCCGAGCTGGAACGTCAGGTGGCGGCGGGCAGCCGCTTCATCGCCTATGGCATGGATTCCGTCTTTCTCTGGAACGGGGCGCGCCGTCCCCAACTGGCCTAA
- a CDS encoding CGGC domain-containing protein, which yields MKKKVGIIRCQQTEDLCPGSKDLLFAAQGKGAFAALGPCEVMGLVSCGGCPGKRAVARAQMLRDRGADVVVLASCISKGTPMGFPCPSRGLMLRAIRHKLGDDVPVLDYTHPSQEELKAAEAAAQPTP from the coding sequence ATGAAGAAAAAGGTAGGCATCATCCGCTGCCAGCAGACGGAAGACCTCTGCCCCGGCAGCAAGGACCTGCTCTTTGCGGCTCAGGGCAAGGGCGCCTTTGCCGCCCTGGGACCCTGCGAGGTCATGGGCCTTGTTTCCTGCGGCGGCTGCCCCGGCAAGCGGGCCGTGGCCCGGGCACAGATGCTCCGGGATCGCGGCGCTGATGTGGTGGTGCTGGCCTCCTGCATTTCCAAGGGTACGCCCATGGGCTTTCCCTGCCCCAGCCGGGGCCTCATGCTGCGGGCCATCCGCCACAAGCTGGGAGATGACGTTCCCGTGCTGGACTACACCCATCCCTCGCAGGAGGAGCTGAAGGCCGCCGAAGCTGCGGCGCAGCCCACGCCATAA
- a CDS encoding 4Fe-4S binding protein: MGSCHVLHFSPTGGVLKAATALARGMAEARGCELEFWDLTRRQMMPPVFADGDVALLAGPVFGGRMPALMGERLRDTVQTGGKPVPAAVLAVYGNRAYEDALLELADWAGAGCGFRVLAGVTALAEHSMCRSVAAGRPDAADEAQLEDFGRKIAAKMQQPHAEVPGLPGNRPYRQWTPMPVTPVTTGVCIACGRCVMRCPTGAITIGKPEEIDPARCILCMRCVSICPVQARSLPEAAQKAIAQKLAPVAQVHRQNELFL; the protein is encoded by the coding sequence ATGGGAAGCTGCCATGTGCTGCATTTCAGTCCCACGGGCGGCGTGCTCAAGGCCGCCACGGCATTGGCCCGCGGCATGGCCGAGGCCCGGGGCTGCGAGCTGGAATTCTGGGATCTGACCCGCCGGCAGATGATGCCGCCGGTGTTTGCCGATGGCGATGTGGCCCTGCTGGCCGGACCGGTTTTCGGGGGGCGTATGCCGGCGCTCATGGGCGAGCGCCTGCGGGACACCGTGCAGACGGGCGGAAAGCCCGTGCCGGCCGCGGTGCTGGCCGTTTACGGGAATCGTGCCTACGAGGATGCCCTGCTGGAACTGGCCGACTGGGCCGGGGCCGGCTGCGGCTTTCGCGTGCTGGCCGGGGTGACGGCCCTGGCCGAGCACTCCATGTGCCGCAGCGTGGCGGCGGGGCGCCCCGATGCGGCGGACGAGGCGCAGCTGGAAGACTTTGGCCGGAAGATTGCCGCAAAGATGCAGCAGCCGCATGCCGAGGTTCCGGGCCTGCCCGGCAACCGTCCCTATCGCCAGTGGACCCCCATGCCCGTGACGCCGGTGACCACCGGGGTCTGCATTGCCTGTGGCCGCTGCGTCATGCGCTGCCCCACGGGGGCCATCACCATCGGCAAGCCGGAAGAGATTGACCCGGCGCGCTGCATTCTCTGCATGCGCTGCGTGTCCATCTGTCCGGTGCAGGCCCGCAGCCTGCCCGAGGCAGCCCAGAAGGCCATTGCCCAGAAGCTGGCGCCCGTGGCACAGGTGCACCGCCAGAACGAGCTTTTCCTGTAG
- a CDS encoding TOBE domain-containing protein, producing MQTSARNVFQGTVTAIHSGAVNDEIIMALPGGQEVVASITQASTKRLGLAVGKPVTALVKASFVILLEDAEGWLLSTRNQFAGTVKAVRPGAVNTEVDMDLPGGLSLCAIVTMDSAQRLKLAPGSKVTAAVKASHVILAVEK from the coding sequence ATGCAGACAAGCGCACGCAATGTGTTTCAGGGAACGGTGACGGCAATTCACAGCGGGGCGGTCAATGATGAAATCATCATGGCGCTACCCGGCGGCCAGGAAGTGGTGGCCTCCATTACCCAGGCCAGCACCAAGCGCCTGGGCCTTGCCGTGGGCAAGCCTGTGACGGCGCTGGTGAAGGCCAGTTTCGTGATTCTGCTGGAAGACGCCGAAGGCTGGCTGCTTTCCACGCGCAACCAGTTCGCGGGAACGGTGAAGGCCGTTCGGCCCGGTGCGGTCAATACGGAAGTGGACATGGACCTGCCCGGCGGTCTTTCCCTGTGCGCCATCGTGACCATGGACAGTGCCCAGCGCCTGAAACTGGCGCCCGGCAGCAAGGTGACCGCGGCGGTGAAGGCGTCGCACGTCATTCTGGCTGTGGAAAAATAG
- a CDS encoding DVU0772 family protein: MHTSLKDFALYDISWNLSPEHAVTMYLEWGNNDWHAEYPPVRSKEDVSYYFVVDNWGEKPVVRLVRRNSENAEDLIAVPLPESLLDDFHATNGTCRGISEPTPAIKNWLRHELYQ; the protein is encoded by the coding sequence ATGCATACGAGCCTCAAGGACTTTGCCCTGTACGATATATCCTGGAATCTTTCGCCCGAACATGCCGTGACCATGTACCTGGAATGGGGAAATAACGACTGGCATGCCGAATATCCTCCTGTGCGCTCCAAGGAGGACGTGTCCTACTACTTTGTGGTGGACAACTGGGGGGAAAAGCCTGTGGTACGCCTGGTGCGGAGGAATTCCGAAAATGCGGAAGACCTCATTGCCGTGCCGCTGCCGGAAAGTCTTCTGGATGATTTTCATGCGACCAACGGGACCTGTCGCGGCATCAGCGAACCGACGCCCGCCATCAAGAACTGGCTGCGTCACGAACTGTATCAGTAA
- a CDS encoding molybdenum cofactor biosynthesis protein MoaE: protein MDITRTLQELKKRPGFTEHVGMMLVHNGVVRGWSRKEHAPVGTIRVRHDPQRMAAICQEMEQRPGIFAVLAEAADGERRPGDDLLFLVVAGDIREHVKPVFAELLDRIKSEAVIKEELPPQG from the coding sequence ATGGATATCACACGTACATTGCAGGAACTGAAAAAGCGCCCCGGCTTCACGGAGCACGTGGGCATGATGCTGGTCCATAACGGCGTGGTGCGCGGCTGGTCGCGCAAGGAGCATGCCCCGGTGGGTACCATACGGGTGCGTCACGATCCGCAGCGCATGGCGGCCATCTGCCAGGAAATGGAGCAGCGCCCCGGCATTTTTGCCGTTCTGGCCGAGGCGGCCGACGGAGAACGCCGGCCCGGGGATGATCTGCTGTTTCTGGTGGTGGCCGGTGACATCCGCGAACATGTGAAGCCCGTCTTCGCCGAACTGCTGGACCGCATCAAGAGCGAGGCCGTCATCAAGGAAGAGCTGCCCCCGCAGGGCTAG
- the secA gene encoding preprotein translocase subunit SecA: protein MFGYIFKKIFGTSNDRYLRRLRPLVARINALEPEMEQLADEDFAARMQQYREEVQSGKRTLDDLLPPVFALVREASRRVLGMRHYDVQLIGGIVLHKGRIAEMKTGEGKTLVATLAVSLNALSGKGVHVVTVNDYLARRDAEWMGKLYSFLGLSTGIIVHGLDDEQRKAAYAADITYGTNNEFGFDYLRDNMKFYAEQLVQRGHNFAIVDEVDSILIDEARTPLIISGPADEDVSTYRVMDGIVRQLTPEHYTVDEKARTAMLTEEGVARCEELLHIENLFDPANIAAQHGILQSLKAHHVFKRDVDYVVKNDEVVIVDEFTGRTMEGRRYSDGLHQALEAKEGVTVAAENQTLASITFQNYFRLYDKLSGMTGTADTEALEFQQIYNLTVVSIPPNRPMIRKDYPDLIFRTRKEKYEAILKAIKELYESGQPVLVGTISIETSEMLSAHLKRMGIPHNVLNAKQHEREAEIVAQAGQKGKVTIATNMAGRGTDIILGEGVRELGGLHILGTERHESRRIDNQLRGRAGRQGDPGSSRFYLSLEDDLMRLFGSDRISGLMEKLGLKDGEAIENRMVTRAVEGAQKRVEAHHFEIRKTLLDYDNVMNQQREVIYSLRREIMVESDMEPVLREFRSDVLDDAYGQLDHANADTMEETRAAVMARLADIFNLGRVLEPGSPLPEREDCEKAIDQIFQQLQEEAQAMYQPILRYFLLEELDRCWKEHLRNMDALRDGIGLRGYGQKDPKLEYKRDGFEMFQNMLFHIRENVFRTLTRVHVQPETPEEPAPELDLRHKDEEQDLSYFGGSEVEAPKATPARAGRQVGRNDPCPCGSGKKYKKCCGARN, encoded by the coding sequence ATGTTCGGCTATATCTTCAAGAAAATCTTTGGCACCAGCAACGACCGCTACCTGCGTCGCCTGCGCCCGCTGGTGGCGCGCATCAACGCCCTGGAACCCGAGATGGAACAGCTGGCGGACGAAGACTTTGCCGCGCGCATGCAGCAGTACCGGGAAGAGGTGCAGTCAGGCAAGCGCACCCTGGACGACCTGCTGCCCCCCGTCTTTGCCCTGGTACGCGAGGCATCGCGCCGCGTGCTGGGCATGCGCCACTATGATGTGCAGCTCATCGGCGGCATCGTGCTGCACAAGGGCCGCATTGCCGAAATGAAAACCGGCGAAGGCAAGACCCTTGTGGCCACCCTGGCCGTTTCGCTCAATGCCCTTTCCGGCAAGGGCGTGCATGTGGTGACGGTCAATGACTACCTGGCGCGGCGTGACGCCGAATGGATGGGCAAGCTCTACAGCTTTCTGGGCCTGAGCACGGGCATCATCGTGCACGGCCTTGACGACGAGCAGCGCAAGGCCGCCTATGCCGCCGACATCACCTACGGCACCAACAACGAATTCGGCTTCGACTATCTGCGCGACAACATGAAGTTCTATGCCGAACAGCTGGTGCAGCGCGGCCACAATTTCGCCATTGTGGACGAAGTGGACTCCATTCTCATTGACGAGGCCCGTACCCCGCTCATCATTTCCGGCCCGGCCGACGAGGACGTGAGCACCTATCGCGTCATGGACGGCATTGTGCGCCAGCTCACTCCCGAGCACTATACCGTGGACGAAAAGGCCCGCACCGCCATGCTCACCGAAGAGGGCGTGGCCCGCTGCGAGGAGCTGCTGCATATCGAAAATCTTTTCGATCCGGCCAATATCGCGGCCCAGCACGGTATCCTGCAATCCCTCAAGGCCCACCACGTCTTCAAGCGCGATGTGGATTATGTGGTCAAGAATGACGAAGTGGTCATCGTGGACGAATTCACGGGCCGCACCATGGAAGGCCGCCGCTATTCCGACGGCCTGCATCAGGCCCTGGAAGCCAAGGAAGGCGTTACCGTGGCGGCCGAAAACCAGACCCTGGCCTCCATTACCTTCCAGAACTACTTCCGCCTGTACGACAAGCTGTCGGGCATGACCGGCACGGCCGATACCGAGGCGCTGGAATTCCAGCAGATCTACAATCTGACCGTGGTGTCCATTCCGCCCAACCGGCCCATGATCCGCAAGGATTACCCGGACCTCATCTTCCGTACCCGCAAGGAAAAGTACGAGGCCATCCTCAAGGCTATCAAGGAACTGTACGAAAGCGGCCAGCCCGTGCTGGTGGGCACCATTTCCATCGAAACCTCGGAAATGCTCTCTGCCCACCTCAAGCGCATGGGCATCCCGCATAATGTGCTCAATGCCAAGCAGCACGAGCGGGAAGCCGAAATCGTGGCCCAGGCCGGCCAGAAGGGCAAGGTCACCATTGCCACCAACATGGCCGGGCGCGGCACGGACATCATCCTGGGTGAAGGCGTGCGCGAACTGGGCGGCCTGCACATTCTGGGGACCGAGCGCCACGAAAGCCGCCGTATCGACAATCAGCTGCGCGGCCGTGCCGGCCGTCAGGGCGACCCCGGTTCCTCGCGCTTCTACCTGTCGCTGGAAGATGACCTCATGCGCCTGTTCGGCTCCGACCGCATTTCGGGCCTCATGGAAAAGCTGGGCCTCAAGGATGGCGAAGCCATCGAAAACCGCATGGTCACCCGCGCGGTGGAAGGCGCCCAGAAGCGGGTGGAAGCCCATCACTTTGAAATCCGCAAGACCCTGCTGGATTACGACAATGTCATGAACCAGCAGCGCGAGGTCATCTACTCCCTGCGCCGTGAAATCATGGTGGAATCCGATATGGAACCCGTGCTGCGCGAATTCCGCAGCGACGTGCTGGATGACGCCTACGGCCAGCTGGACCACGCCAATGCCGACACCATGGAAGAAACCCGCGCCGCCGTCATGGCCCGCCTGGCCGATATCTTCAATCTGGGCCGCGTGCTGGAACCCGGCTCGCCCCTGCCCGAGCGCGAAGACTGCGAAAAGGCCATCGACCAGATCTTCCAGCAGCTCCAGGAAGAGGCCCAGGCCATGTACCAGCCCATTCTGCGCTACTTCCTGCTGGAAGAGCTGGACCGCTGCTGGAAGGAACACCTGCGCAACATGGATGCCCTGCGTGACGGCATCGGCCTGCGCGGCTACGGGCAGAAGGACCCCAAGCTGGAATACAAGCGTGACGGCTTTGAAATGTTCCAGAACATGCTCTTCCACATCCGCGAAAACGTGTTCCGCACCCTGACCCGCGTGCACGTGCAGCCCGAAACGCCCGAAGAACCGGCGCCGGAGCTGGACCTGCGCCACAAGGACGAGGAGCAGGACCTTTCCTACTTCGGCGGCAGCGAGGTGGAGGCCCCCAAGGCCACCCCGGCCCGTGCCGGGCGTCAGGTGGGGCGCAACGATCCCTGCCCCTGCGGCAGCGGCAAGAAATACAAGAAGTGCTGCGGCGCCAGGAACTAG
- a CDS encoding ATP-binding cassette domain-containing protein codes for MAEQPIINIVGLEKKYSGKSEVFALQGIDLAINKGDIFGIIGQSGAGKSTLVRCINLLERPTGGSVFFEGRDLCRQSDAELREARRSMGMIFQQFNLLMQRTALQNVCFPLELIGTPRAQAVQRAEELLDLVGLANRMQSYPSQLSGGQKQRVAIARALATNPRVLLCDEATSALDPATTDSILALIRDINTRFGITAVIITHEMSVIEKICSHVAIISRGKIVEQGNVEEVFFHPRTEDARRLVLPEALQNLPQPHLYRLIFNGRSSFEPVIANMVLECGCPVNIMYADTRDINGVAFGQMVLQLPERAASRERIMAFARAHHIMLEEMKND; via the coding sequence ATGGCTGAACAGCCCATCATCAATATCGTCGGCCTGGAAAAAAAATATTCCGGCAAAAGCGAAGTGTTCGCCCTGCAGGGCATTGACCTTGCCATCAACAAAGGGGACATTTTCGGCATCATCGGCCAGAGCGGTGCGGGCAAGTCCACCCTTGTGCGCTGCATCAACCTGCTGGAACGCCCCACGGGCGGCAGCGTCTTTTTTGAGGGCAGGGACCTCTGCCGCCAGTCCGATGCCGAGCTGCGCGAGGCCCGGCGCTCCATGGGCATGATCTTCCAGCAGTTCAACCTGCTCATGCAGCGTACCGCTCTGCAGAACGTCTGCTTTCCCCTGGAACTCATCGGCACGCCCCGCGCCCAGGCCGTACAGCGCGCCGAGGAACTGCTGGACCTGGTGGGCCTGGCCAACCGCATGCAGTCCTACCCCTCGCAGCTTTCCGGCGGCCAGAAGCAGCGCGTGGCCATTGCCCGCGCCCTGGCCACCAATCCGCGCGTCCTGCTCTGCGACGAGGCCACCTCGGCCCTGGACCCGGCCACCACCGATTCCATCCTCGCGCTCATCCGCGACATCAATACGCGCTTCGGCATCACGGCGGTGATCATTACCCACGAGATGAGCGTCATCGAAAAGATATGCAGCCATGTGGCCATCATCAGCCGGGGCAAGATTGTGGAACAGGGCAATGTGGAAGAAGTCTTCTTCCATCCCCGCACCGAGGATGCCCGCCGCCTGGTGCTGCCCGAAGCCCTGCAAAACCTGCCGCAGCCTCACCTGTACCGCCTCATCTTCAACGGGCGCTCCTCCTTTGAGCCGGTCATTGCCAATATGGTGCTGGAATGCGGCTGCCCCGTGAACATCATGTACGCCGACACCCGCGACATCAACGGCGTGGCCTTCGGGCAGATGGTGCTACAGCTCCCTGAGCGCGCCGCCTCGCGCGAGCGCATCATGGCCTTTGCCCGCGCGCACCACATCATGCTGGAGGAAATGAAGAATGATTGA
- a CDS encoding methionine ABC transporter permease has translation MIDQATALMLLEGVWDTLYMTVVATFFSYVFGMVMGVVLVICRRDGIRPNALVYGVLDVVVNLTRSFPFLILMIAVIPFTRFLVGTTIGNNATVVPLVLAAAPFVARLVESSLMEVDRGVVEAAQSMGATTWQIIVKVLLPEALPSLINGSAVSAITILGYSAMSGAVGGGGLGKLAIMYGYNRYQTDIMVMTVVLLIIIVQAFQSFGNWATRRSDKRGS, from the coding sequence ATGATTGATCAGGCAACGGCACTGATGCTGCTGGAAGGGGTGTGGGACACGCTCTACATGACCGTGGTGGCCACCTTCTTTTCCTATGTCTTTGGCATGGTCATGGGGGTGGTGCTTGTCATCTGCCGCCGGGACGGCATCCGGCCCAATGCGCTGGTCTACGGGGTGCTGGACGTGGTGGTGAATCTGACGCGCTCCTTCCCCTTCCTCATTCTCATGATTGCGGTCATTCCCTTTACCCGCTTTCTTGTGGGCACCACCATCGGCAACAATGCCACCGTGGTGCCGCTGGTGCTGGCCGCTGCGCCCTTTGTGGCCCGTCTTGTGGAATCCTCCCTGATGGAAGTGGACCGCGGCGTGGTGGAAGCCGCCCAGAGCATGGGCGCCACCACCTGGCAGATCATCGTCAAGGTGCTGCTGCCCGAGGCTCTGCCCTCACTCATCAACGGCAGCGCGGTATCGGCCATCACCATTCTGGGCTACTCGGCCATGTCCGGCGCCGTGGGTGGCGGCGGTCTGGGCAAGCTGGCCATCATGTACGGCTACAACCGCTATCAGACCGACATCATGGTCATGACCGTGGTGCTGCTTATCATCATCGTGCAGGCCTTCCAGAGCTTCGGCAACTGGGCCACCCGCCGCAGCGACAAGCGCGGCTCCTAG
- a CDS encoding MetQ/NlpA family ABC transporter substrate-binding protein: protein MKKLLLACAALLGSVSLAVSAHAGGTIVVGASPTPHAEILAEAAKLLKPQGYTLKIVEYSDYVQPNVALDSKELDANYFQHKPYLDDFNAQKGTKLVSLGPVHYEPFGIYAGKAKSLKDLKKGSLVAVPNDATNEGRALLLMEATGLIKLKENAGLAATVRDIAENPLGLKIEEIEAAQLVRSLPDVDVAIINGNYAILGGLKVADALAVESADSLAASTYANILAIRAGDEKRPDLQALYSALVSSEAAAFMKQKYAGAVLPSVAK, encoded by the coding sequence ATGAAAAAACTGCTTCTGGCCTGCGCCGCCCTGCTCGGTTCCGTTTCTCTGGCCGTTTCCGCCCATGCCGGCGGCACCATTGTGGTGGGGGCCTCTCCCACGCCGCATGCCGAAATCCTGGCCGAAGCCGCCAAGCTGCTCAAGCCGCAGGGCTATACCCTGAAAATCGTGGAATATTCCGACTATGTGCAGCCCAATGTGGCCCTGGACAGCAAGGAACTGGATGCCAACTACTTCCAGCACAAGCCCTACCTGGACGACTTCAATGCCCAGAAGGGCACCAAGCTGGTCTCCCTCGGCCCCGTGCATTACGAACCCTTCGGTATCTATGCCGGCAAGGCCAAGAGCCTCAAGGACCTGAAGAAGGGGTCCCTCGTGGCCGTGCCCAATGACGCCACCAACGAAGGCCGCGCCCTGCTGCTCATGGAAGCCACGGGCCTCATCAAGCTGAAGGAAAATGCCGGCCTGGCCGCCACCGTGCGCGACATTGCCGAAAATCCCCTGGGCCTCAAGATCGAGGAAATCGAGGCTGCCCAGCTGGTGCGCTCCCTGCCCGACGTTGACGTGGCCATCATCAACGGCAACTACGCCATCCTCGGCGGCCTGAAGGTGGCCGATGCCCTGGCCGTGGAATCCGCCGACTCCCTGGCCGCTTCCACCTACGCCAATATCCTGGCCATCCGCGCCGGTGACGAAAAGCGCCCTGACCTCCAGGCCCTGTACTCCGCCCTGGTGAGCAGCGAAGCCGCCGCCTTCATGAAGCAGAAGTACGCCGGCGCCGTGCTGCCCTCCGTGGCCAAGTAA